Proteins encoded in a region of the Strix uralensis isolate ZFMK-TIS-50842 chromosome Z, bStrUra1, whole genome shotgun sequence genome:
- the SLC38A9 gene encoding neutral amino acid transporter 9 isoform X2, which translates to MIWNTMMGTSILSIPWGIKQAGFTSGIILILLMGILTLYCCYRVVKSRKMIPLIDTSNWEFPDVCKYYFGSFGQWSSLLFSMVSLVGAMVVYWVLMSNFLFNTGRFIYNFVHDINVTDIVPGTNGSNKVICPSAAGGHPPQNRSVMFSSGNNTGFELFEEWWNKSQTVPFYLIAVLLPLLNLKSPSFFAKFNVLGTVSVVYLVFLVTVKAARLGIHLEYNWFTENDFFVPEFRILFPQLTGVLTLAFFIHNCVITLLQNNRNQENNVRDLSIAYFLVGLTYLYVGVIIFASFPSPPLSKECIEQNFLDNFPSDDIMSFVARIFLLFQMMTVYPLLGYLARVQLLRQFFGNAYPSIFHVLSLNVAVVGAGVAMARFYPNIGGIIRYSGATCGLAFVFVYPSLIYMISLHRAGQLTWPALIIHIFIILLGLANLIAQFLL; encoded by the exons ATGATATGGAATACAATGATGGGTACATCTATATTAAGTATCCCATGGGGAATAAAACAG GCAGGCTTTACTTCTGGAATTATTCTCATCTTGCTGATGGGTATTTTGACTCTTTATTGCTGCTACAGAGTTGTGAAATCACGGAAAATGATAC CTTTAATAGATACCTCAAACTGGGAATTCCCAGATGTTTGCAAGTATTACTTTGGATCCTTTGGTCAATGGTCAAGCCTCTTATTTTCTATGGTATCGCTGGTTGGAGCCATGGTTGTTTATTGGGTGCTTATGTCCAACTTTCTGTTCAACACAGGAAGGTTTATATACA actTCGTTCATGACATTAATGTAACAGATATTGTTCCTGGCACGAATGGAAGTAACAAAG tgaTTTGTCCAAGTGCTGCTGGTGGTCACCCACCACAGAACAGGAGTGTGATGTTCTCTTCTGGCAACAATACAGGTTTTGAACTCTTTGAGGAGTGGTGGAACAAATCACAAACAGTACCATTTTACCTGATTGCTGTTCTTCTACCGCTGTTAAATCTGAAGTCTCCATCCTTCTTTGCAAAGTTTAATGTCCTAG GTACTGTTTCAGTTGTCTACTTAGTTTTTCTGGTTACTGTAAAGGCTGCTCGTCTGGGAATCCACTTAGAATACAACTGGTTTAcagagaatgatttttttgtaCCAG aGTTTAGAATTCTGTTCCCTCAGCTCACAGGGGTTCTGACACTTGCCTTCTTCATCCACAATTGTGTCATCACACTTCTTCAAAATAACAGGAATCAAGAAAACAAT gtGAGAGACCTCTCTATTGCATACTTCCTGGTGGGATTAACCTATTTGTATGTTGGAGTGATAATTTTTGCATCTTTCCCTTCACCACCACTATCCAAAGAATGTATTGAACAG AATTTTCTAGATAACTTTCCCAGCGATGACATCATGTCATTTGTTGCAAGAATATTCCTGCTGTTCCAGATGATGACTGTATACCCACTGTTGGGCTATCTGGCACGAGTTCAGCTGTTAAGACAGTTTTTTGGAAATGCTTACCCAAG CATTTTCCATGTGCTCAGCCTGAACGTAGCAGTTGTAGGAGCTGGAGTAGCAATGGCAAGATTTTATCCAAATATAGGAGGTATCATAAG atacTCTGGAGCAACATGTGGTCTGGCCTTTGTATTCGTGTATCCGTCCCTCATCTACATGATCTCCCTGCATCGTGCTGGGCAGCTGACGTGGCCAGCATTGATCATTCACATCTTTATAATCCTCCTTGGACTGGCTAATCTGATTGCACAATTCCTATTGTGA